In the genome of Maribacter forsetii DSM 18668, the window TCACATTTGATTTCCATTGCGGTTTTGCCATGACCAAAGTAATCAGCGAAATAATCGCCATACGCAGTAGCAACAACCACCATTCGTTTAATTGTACACTGCTAGATTGTCTTGATTTTGATTCTGATAGCAGTTGAACACTACCAATTTTTATAGTTTTCGCCTCTTTCTTACTCCATAAATGGATTGCTATCGGAACTAAAAGTCCCAATAAAGCCCATAAATATGAAGGTTGTGTGAATGACATATTAACCGAGTCGTTTACGTTGTTTTAAAAATAATAGTAATGCTTCACCCAAGTGTGCATCCATACGAAAGACATGGTGGTCTATTCCGTTAGACAGTAATTCTTCTTTAATACTTTTCAATCTGTTTTCAAGAGCATTCAAGTATTCGGTTTTTGCCTGCTGCGTATCCACCTTTATTCTTGCCCCTGTTTCCCAATCTTCAAAAGTGACGTTTGATCCATAGCTAAAATCCATCTCCGCGGCACCCATAACTTGCAACACCACAACCTCGTTTCTGGCGGATTTTAATCCTTTGATAAACTTTGAAATCTCATCACCTGTTTCATACATATCGGTCAAAAAGAAAATCAATTCTTTACCGCCTCTATTCGGAATACGCTTATTAGCAATATGGGTTTCTGGCCATTTACCAGAATTAGAAAGATTAATTAATTCTAACAGCAACCTGTTGTAATGCTTTTTATCTGCCTTGGGGTAAATACTGACTACATCATTTTCATTGAGTGCAAAAAGACCAACTGAATCTCCTTGCTTATGAGCCATATATGCTAGTGTAGCCACCAAGACACGTACAAAATCAACTTTCGACAAGTCTTTTTCTTTATGCAGCATTGAAGCACTGGCATCAACAATGAACTTGATGGTT includes:
- a CDS encoding DUF58 domain-containing protein, which gives rise to MAKQDYQDLLKPEVINTVEGLSLISRIVVEGFTSGLNRSASVGPGMEFSQYRGYEPGDDLRLLDWKMLARSGRYYIKQSEIESQVTIKFIVDASASMLHKEKDLSKVDFVRVLVATLAYMAHKQGDSVGLFALNENDVVSIYPKADKKHYNRLLLELINLSNSGKWPETHIANKRIPNRGGKELIFFLTDMYETGDEISKFIKGLKSARNEVVVLQVMGAAEMDFSYGSNVTFEDWETGARIKVDTQQAKTEYLNALENRLKSIKEELLSNGIDHHVFRMDAHLGEALLLFLKQRKRLG